The Ascaphus truei isolate aAscTru1 chromosome 20, aAscTru1.hap1, whole genome shotgun sequence genome includes the window CACAAAAGGAGTAGCAACTCAGTGCTGTGTTCCAACCCGGCAGTAGCTATGATGCATACAAATAACAATAATGCACTCACCAGTGCCGTAACAGAAACAAATAACATATGATAGAAATGTATACACTAATACAATGCTTGCAAATGCAGCTATAACTATCTAAAAATTTTAATctataatacaataaaataccCCTAAAAAAgagttagttacatagttacatagttgatgaagttgaaaaaagacgtaggtccatcaagttcaatctatgctaaatttagacaacagatgctttatcctatatatattcttatttattgatccagaggaaggcaaacaaaaaacctcagagtcatgtacagtatcatccaatgatatctcataagggaaaaaacaattccttcctgactccaagcattggcaatcggattaatccctggatcaacatccttcccatgtatacttatttggtatatacctgtatacctttcccatctaaaaagatgtcgaaccttttttgaacaaatctattgtatctgccatcacagtctccatgggtaatgaattccacattttaactgcccttactgtaaagaaccctttcctttgttgctggtgaaatctcctttcctccaaccttaagggatgcccccgaatcctttgtactgcccgtggaatgaatagttcttttgaaagctccttgtactgtccacgaatatatttgtatatagttatcatatcccctcttagacgcttcttttctaatgcaaatcaatctaattttgctagcctctcctcataagttagattgtccatccctttattaatttggtggctcttctctggactgtctctagttccataatgtcttttcttaggattggtgcccaaaattgtactccatattcaaggtgtggtcttactaatgctttgtaaaggggcataattatgtttacttcccttccattcattgcccgtttgatgcaagatactgtaagatcttgtttgcctttgcaactactgcatgactttgggcactattgccaagcctgctgtctacaagcactcctaaatccttctccaacaagaattcccccaatatatctccatttaatttgtaagtggcctttttattctagcatcccaaatgcataaccttacatttatctgtattaaacctcatctgccatttacctgcccacgtttccagtctctccaagtcgttatgaagagaaattacatcctgctctgattctattaccttgcacaatttagtatcatcagcaaagatggagactttgctctcgatgccaacctcaaggtcattaataaacaagttaaaaagcaggggtcccagtaccgatccctgaggtactccactcacgactttagcccaacctgaaaaagttccatttatgacaaccctctgttgtctgtcctttaaccagttttcaatccaggtgcatatattattactgagtccaatttgctttattttgtgcactaacctcttgtgtgaaaccgtatcaaaatcctttgcaaagtctaagtagaccacatcaactgcattactctggtctaaattcctacttacctcttcaaagaaacaaataaggttagtttggcacgatctatccttcataaatccatgctgactattactaataatttgttttccattaggtattcatgaatattatcccgtattaaaccttcaagtagtttctacactattgaagtcaggcttacaggtctgtaatttcccggttgtgatctagctccctttttaaatataggcaccacatctgctttacgccaatcttgtggtactgagcctgtggaaatggagtccttgaatattaaatattggCTATTTCTGAACTTATGAAAAAAGTATATGTGCTACAGCACTAATGCTTAATCAAAAAAGTAGTGTACTATAAACTCTACAGGTAAAAACCTCAGTGCCTAAAAATAATAGGAAGGCTGCCAGGAACAGTGATAGATAAAACTATACACACAACAGATACAAGAAATATACCTGCGCCTCAAAAAGTCAATAATATAGTGAAAGTCCTGACCATATAGCATGAACCAGTCATGTTGAACAAGAAATCTTCTGATGATTCTTGATAGTAGTCTCACAACATATGAAAAGAAAACCAGAAACCAATCATAGTGTATAACTGTAAGATTACATAGTAAAGTTGGTCCTCACTATCTGTCGTTCCATTATCCGTTGAACGGATTAACTGACACGTCATAATGCATTCCGCAGAACGCATTATCCTATGTTAGAATAGATTATCCGCTGCTCAAAGCCGCAGATTAACATTGGATTTGCACTCCCGACATTTTGCTATTCAACAGCGGTTTGCAGAATGCATTCCATCGGGTAACCGAGGACCGCTTGCACTGCACTTGAagttaataaaatacatatagtATAGTTAGTCCTTTTGAAGATAGAATGGGACACATATCTCACGTTTGGAAGAAGTTGTAGTCTAATAGTACCCACACTGCTTTTGCTGTGGGTTTGCGTGGTTCAATTCCAAGTGTGACCTTGGGAAACAATTCTGTATGGCCTTGGGCAAGTTAATGTATCTCCCTGTTCCTCAAAACTAGGGTTTGTGCCAGAGAGAACCTACAGTACATTTACGGCTGTTCTTAAGAATACAAATGATTACTGTTAATTTTTTATTGCTGTAGAAGTGATCAGTCTGGTTTTCATTAAATGAAAAAGACTCAGCAAATAAATGTATTTGCAATAGCTCAAGGTTCAGTTACTGAtggagcggccattattcgaacacatctcggcgccgattttgagttctctgctgttccccacgcagcgtgaaacgcggctaatcgccccaggcacccgcgcttattgcggatgttttgtttgaatttcatggattctgtttctgtgtttgcaataaacattgcaataaataacATTGTTTGGGAGGACAAATTTATCTGGGCTACATTAGATGTTAGTTCATTGTACTCCTACATCAAACATAGTTTGGGGATTAAGGCGGTAGCACACTTTTTGCACCAGCATAACACCCTGTCAAGTGCCCAACAGGAGTTCATTTTGGATAGCATTCTATTCATCTTGCAACATAATTATTTCCTGTTTGAGGGTGATTATTTTATACAAACCAATGGGACAGCGATGGGCACCCGTTTTGCCCCTAACTATGCGGGTttgtttatgggtctttgggaagaGGACTTTGTTTGGGCAGATAATGGATTGCGTCAATATCTGATCTATTATGGCAGATATATAGACGATATCCTGATTATCTGGTCTGGATCCATGGAGCTATTGGAAGAATTTATTGTATTTCTCAATAGGAATGACCAAAACATAGTTCTTAGTGGGAAGATAAACCCTGTAGAAATTAATTTTTTGGATTTGAATTTTAAAGCAGTGGACCATCGTATTGTTACCAAAACCtttttttaaaaaggtggatGCTAATTCCTACCTAGATTACACGAGTAATCACTCTGCTAAATGGCTCAACAATATACCATATGGGCAATTCCTGAGGATTCGAAGGAATTGCTCTGAGCCTAGGGACTGTGATGATCAATCTGAGTTTCTGAGACAGGGATTTCTAGAAAAAGGTTACAATACAGATGTGATATAAAATTCCTTTAATTGAAGTCAGCATAGACCTAGGAATACTTTGTTGATGCCAAAAACCAAAGTTGTACCCACTGAAAACAACCAAACACCAATGTTTATTGCGATTTCTGAATACAGGAATTAAAGATACAGAAAATAATCTATAAGCATTGGATGTGCTACTAATGGACCCTATCTTACGAACTAAGCTAATCGGTAGACCCAAGGTAGTCTTTAGGAaggcaaaaaatttaaaaagcATTCTGGCCCCTAGTGCTTTAAAGGTATCTAATATTCCGGTCGCAAATAGTGGGAATTTTTTAAGGAAACCAATTGGGAACTACCATTGTGGTAAATGTGTTATTTGAAACTATAGGTCACAGGATAAGATTTTTGTAGACCATCAAACAGGGCTACAACATACAATCAGGCAATTTATCACATGTCAAACAAATTTTATAGTTTATGCTATTGATTGCCCATGTAAGAAATGTTATGTTGGGAAGACCATTCGACCTTTAAAGGTACGAATTGGTGAACATGTGAATGGCATCAGGAATGCCAAACGCCTTGTAGAACAGGGACAGAAAATACATAATTTAGCACAGCATTTTTTTGGATTATCACAAAGGAGTAACGGAATGGTTACGGTTTAGAGGCCTTGAAGAGGTACCTAGGGAAATTAGAAAGGGTGAGAGGGAACTAAAACTGTTCCAGAGAGAACAATATTGGATATATTCATTACGAAGCAAAATACCGGGTGGATTAAATGATACGATAGAGCTTAACCCCTTTCTTAGGTAATTGCCTTATTTGGAAGCTTTAAATTATACTAAATATTCTGGTTTAATAAATAAGGAATTAATAGGCTTGTAATCCAATTTTCAATTTTTAATCATCATCATTCAATCAATTTTTTTATCACTATTATCATTCATTTTTAACTAATAAGTTTAAGACAGTGTATGGTGAGTGGGTGAGGTAAGGGAAATTTCTGTGAATTTTAATTAGATGAGATGTTCATGAGTAGAAGGGGTAGTTAGGATAAGTAATTATTAATGAGTATGTAGGTGTGTCATAATAggaatatatacataatgtggtTTTTAATGTTTTCATGGCTTTGTAGTTCATGAATCACAAAATGGGTTATACACTAtacatgtttttaaatgtttttaaaagtTTTAAATGGTTAGAGTATGTTAGTAGTAagttttatgtgttttttgtacAAATTACCATTAGAGCAATTGTTCTAAATATGTACACATGTTTTTAACAATAGGGGTAATTAGAAGTTGTTGCCTATATTAAGGCCACATCCCGACATGCCCCATAACTCCTGATGAAGCGCTAATTAgctcgaaacgcgtagagggtaaCTGCAGGGTTCACAACTTTCAGTACAGGATTGTGATACCTGTTCGATAGAGGATCCCTAGCTTAGACGGTCCATTTAGATGTTCACGCATTGAGTATACAGTCCCAGCTAAGCTGTGTACTCTCGCGAGATAGCCCACCTGATCCTCCAGTCACTCACCGGGTTCACTTCCGGTTCCTGTATCAGGCGGTGAACCTAGGGGTATCGAGAGGAGGTCTGTGTGGTGGTAACGTCGGACGTGTGCGGGTCCCTATCGTTCGTGCAGCAGTACTTGATTGTAAGTTTCTCTGTGCAAAGTGTGTTATTAAAAGTGGATTATTGCCTAACGTCTTGTCCTCTCTGCGCTcctactttttgttttttttggatgGTATATGTCccggctgatcaccggagagCGTGGGAGCTGCGGGAGGAAGAAGCCCTGTCAGGCATTCGGAAGTGAACAGACGAGCGCAGCCTCATTTTCTgtcaataaaatggatgaattgtaatgtgtacagtactgtgctactgtgtcaatttcatgtttttaaaagccagaacactaaaattcatttttctgttctcgccgcgctcgcatcttagtgtgggaaggctggaattcatctgCGGTTTCAAATCgagattccgatgtacatgacgcgtgaagtgttcgaataacggccgctccatcagtaagtcaggctacatctgtattgtCTCAAATCAACTCagtctcacccccaccctcctacTTCAATGTGTGACTTTGAGCATTACTTTCTTTAAACTCTTCATCAAATTCCTCTTTTCTATCTTTTAATGCAGTGTGTCTGTATTGAGGTTCATAGACTCATATTTTGTTTTATACACACTATGTCCATCTTTCATTGATTTCCATCCTATCaaatattaaaatgtacattatattTGTTAATTAAATACTTTGTTACCTTGTGACCCTATTTGgtctattcactaaactgtgataaCTTTTATAGGCCTAGATCCATAATAGGGTGCCATTGTTTAGcttcatatacagtaaatgagCTGAGGCGTGCTCAAGCTAAGAACACTTCTAGAGTTCTAGGAATGACACAGTAATTGGTACCCATGGGAGCATTGGGGACAAATTTGGGCCATGTGATTGCTATATAAGTGATCATATGGCCTTGTTGTTGGACAACCAGCGGCACTAGCATCATGGCTATTATCCATTTCTGATTAAACTCCCTATATCTTTTTATCCATTGGAATATTACAGGAAGAGGGAAGGATCTGTTCAGAATGCATGTGGAGAACCAGACAAGAGTTACAGAATTCTTCCTCCTTGGATTTAAGGATCTTCGGAGGATCAAGATTCCTGTTTTCTTTGTGTTTCTCGGAATTTGCATTATGACATTAACTGGAAACCTCCTGATCATCGTGTTGGTGTCAAGCAGTCACAAACTCCACTCTCCCATGTACTTCTTTCTCAGTCATCTATCTCTATGTGACATCTTGATTACTGCAACTATTGTCCCCAACATGCTTCATGGTATATTGGAAGAAGGAGCCACCATTTCTTTTAATGGCTGCATCACTCAATTTTATATCTTTTGTGTCTCATCAGCTACAGAGTGTTTACTTCTTACAGTGATGTCCTATGACCGATACTTGGCCATCTGTCACCCTTTGCGTTACACCTCCATTATGGACATCAGGCTCCAGTATCATCTAGTTTTCTGGTCTTGGTTCTTGGGATTCACATTAACACTGTTTATAGTTACTCAGCTAGGTATGTTGCCTTTCTGTGGCCCCAATACAATTGACCATGTATTCTGCGATATTGTTCCCCTTCTAGAGTTGTCCTGCATAGATAGCTCCTTTTTGAAATTGGAAGATGTTGTTGTCTCTATTCCTCTAACCTTCTTCTCATTTATCTTCATCATTGTAACTTATGTCAGTATCTTCCTAACCATCCTCAGGATCCCTTCCACCAGTGGGAGacagaaagccttctccacctgcagTTCCCACCTGACAGTTGTGTCTTTATACTATGTAACGTTGATCACCATATATCAGGTCCCATCAACAGGACACTCGATCAATTTCAATAAAGTCCTGTCTTTGCTGTACATTGTGTTAACACCATTGTTTAATCCAATAATATACAGCCTGAGGAGCCAGGATATTAGGGCAGCCTTCAAGAAACTAATTAGCAAGAAAACTATATAAACATAACAGAGCATAAACACATAAAAAGGTCTAATTCACAGGTATTTACTGTGTCTACTTAATTTataacccatggagactgtgatggcagatacagtataaATCTTTAAGAAAAGATTAttcatctttttagaaaagaaatgtgtacagggatatgccaaatatGTTAAACATAGGAAAGGGTATTGACCCAGAGAGAAATCTGATTGACAATATTGCAGTGAAGaaggaaatgtttttccttatgCTTGACACATATTTCACTGAAGTTTCTTGTTTGCCTTAATCTCTATTACTAAAACTTTTgaatctggtctataactgttacatatgcctataatatatattatctctaactgtgcatgcaatgtcttgtatataatataaaccctgttcacttatgtaactgtatttgtaaccatgtattatttgtcatcttaactataTGCCCAGCACATAAtggaaaacaagaggtaactctcaatgtattacttcccgttcaaacattttataaataaataatcctttCCTGGTGATCTCTGACACCCATTCAAGGGAACcttctgtcacggtagcttatgacaagatataatgaacaccaaatatctgggttgaactgaacgaggcttagatataataaaatatatttattccttaaaaaaggtgaacacagcaatatagtacaattaacagactagaaggtaacacttacatagggttgggggatggagaagtatcagctagcaattctccagcaatccggtgacattccaggtggaatcagaagcacaactaaaaactgtagggttgacacagtttatatacctgtgtaaccctattcttaacattgaattcagactattggtgaacaattatctgtatccaatccctaacgtggagacacagattaacccatgccccccagctaattagcccatgtgtactgggactctatgggtagtcccataattaaatcaggggcgacgaccagtttaccaaatgaagtatctgcattgtttgtaggtgtagacataacacttacaaaccactccagtttgatgattctccacccacACATAACAATtggagtggcagagtctgttgattagtacttagtgtaaacaatccgggcagttaacttttgatcacattgcttaggctcaatca containing:
- the LOC142470910 gene encoding olfactory receptor 5G29-like, producing MTLTGNLLIIVLVSSSHKLHSPMYFFLSHLSLCDILITATIVPNMLHGILEEGATISFNGCITQFYIFCVSSATECLLLTVMSYDRYLAICHPLRYTSIMDIRLQYHLVFWSWFLGFTLTLFIVTQLGMLPFCGPNTIDHVFCDIVPLLELSCIDSSFLKLEDVVVSIPLTFFSFIFIIVTYVSIFLTILRIPSTSGRQKAFSTCSSHLTVVSLYYVTLITIYQVPSTGHSINFNKVLSLLYIVLTPLFNPIIYSLRSQDIRAAFKKLISKKTI